In the genome of Carassius carassius chromosome 12, fCarCar2.1, whole genome shotgun sequence, the window TCAAATTAACAATGTCCAGAAACCCCTCCACATCCCTTCGGTTTCAAGTCTTTCATTCTCCAGCTTGTCTTTTCCCACGTGTAAAATCACTTTCTGTCATTGTAAATCTGTCCCATGGATTAGAGTGCATCGTAAAACACATCTGTCTCTTTCTCATTTCTGGTGCATTAACATTTCATCCCAAATGTTGCTCTAGTGCTACTGAGGCTCCTCAAGGATATACTGAAAATGTGACAGTGGTTAGTACACGTTTATTTACATCCAGAGtaaatacattttgtgttttctttaaaaTGGCCCCTGAAACCCATTTGCAAAGCGGAGTGCAAAAACTAGTACAATAAAcgcaagagagagacagacacagtgtGAGACAGCTGGTTTTCATGAAACAAGACTCAGTTAAGCTTGTTTGCATGTTCAGAAAAGCTTTAAAACAAAGATAAGAAGAACACACGGTTCGTTTTTGATCGAGTGTTGAAGGACATTCTCATGCTTGAGGGGCCAGAGACGTCTTATCGTTATGGgtcttaattaataaataaatataattttaaatgatttttgaatAAGGAAAAACCAGCATGTCTTGTTTGTTGGGGTGGATTTTTATAGCTATTGTTACAGACTGGCGCATTCTCAGAGATCTTTTTCACCACAGACATAAAGACAAGCAAAAGACCAGCTCTAGGGGTGTCATATATCAAATAAGAGACAAAAAAGTACACAGATCTAAGAATATTCCATGGTGTTCTtattcaagacaaaaaaaaagtgatgcaTTCGCCGGTTTCTGTTGAtgtttgcatgtttgttttgGCAATGTGACTAACCCCGCCCCTCCACAATCCAACCTAGTCCTGTACTCAGTCCCAGTTGGTGGAATTGCCTGTCAATTATCGCCTAAGCAAGACTGTGACCAATGAGAGAAGGTAGAGGCTGACACAAGGAAGGTTCTTGCTGCTTCTTCCTGTCACCACCTTCTTCTTCTCTGATGGATAGCTGTATACATTGGGTTTGTCCGTGTTTGGGGCCGATAAACGCGTATCACGAGAACACTGATCGTCGGCGCACATTCCACTTCCTGAACCGCTGATATCATCACCTAGAGATGAGAACACCACAAGGAGATTGAAGTGAGACAGAGTTCAGGAACGTTCCGCAGCAATGATGAAGCTACATTCCAGGATTGAAGAGTAACTAACTTAAAATAGCTGCAATTCTAAGTTAACTTCAGTTTTTATAgccagtagatttttttttttttaaattagactcATTTTAGTAAGTGAAATAGTTTGTAAATTTGTTATCAATCATTTAGTGTCCCTTCTTTTTGTAGCAACTTTCTAAATAACCATGTTATAGCTATCCAATGGGGAAAGtttaacagtttatatatatatatatatatatatatatatatatatatatatataatgccaaATAATGTCAGATATTTAAAGAACAATTTGATTAACAGCAGTGGTCCTAAAGGCAATGTTGTTTGATTATTTTGTCCATACATAcacgtacagtatatatatatatatacatatatatatatatatatatatatatatatatatatatatatatatatatatatatatatatatggtctgtATATATTGGTCTGCCCAATCAGTTTTACGTGGATATTGCTGATCCTTGACCATTCCAACAATTACAATAGGGTCTCAGCGCTACACGCTTTAATTACTaactaatattttgaattggatttaaattctatttaagtatttcaaatgtaatttattgctttaATGGCCAATCACATGATCCTGaatgaaaaatttattattatcaatactgaaaaaagttatgctgcttaatatttctgtggaaatcatattttttttaggattccttaaaagttcaaaagaaatgcCTTCATTTGAAATAACTGGAAATGTTTTCTAACATGATAAATGTCTGCGCTGttactttctgaataaaagtattttttttttttgcgaaagaCTCcaagtgtacagtatgtgtatactTACTGGTGTCCTGGAATTCCACATCATTTCCATTGATGGCGTACGTTAGTCGGTTGATCATTATCTTAAGCTGCATGATCTGTTTGCGTACAGCCATGTCTGGTTTGGTAATGTCAATCTCCACCTCAGGATtattgatctgattggccagccCGTCTCCCATCACTTCTGGCAGATACCTGACAGAACACAACACAACAAGAAAGATGCATGTGATCTGTTTTGTGATTGATAAGTGATATCTATGCTCCCTGGCTTTTGAAAAGCTGCAGATTTTGTACTATAAAACTGCTATAAAATAATCCTGTACTCACTAAGCATGAATGAGGTTGAATGAGTTGTTTATGTGCATTTACCTATCCACATTCATTCCGTTCCAACATCTGTCTGTTTCACTCGGTCCAGAATCGCGATCCACACACAGTTTTCTGGGCAAATGGACCCAGTACTGCATGATATCCCGCAACATTCTGGACACATCGGATAACTGAGAGAAAGAAAATGGGATGGAAAATGGGATCTCACAAACAGGGTCATAGACagcaatgaaaaaatatttctaattacaaataataaaataaataacacttcagCTGTTGTTTATGCATTTACAAAATGTTCCTACTTTACATATTATTGAGCCTGTGCAGTTCACAGTAATATTAACCCTATAAAACCTATTGTGTCATATTTGATAAGCAAATTTTTAAGTCCTCTAAATTATCAAATGTTTGCTGAAAAATCTGTTTTTACACAATCTGCTCCATGCCTTCTTTGGTCTGATTGATTGTTTAttctttttagcaagtaaaaggcccTTTAGTATCACTTCATGATTCAAGTGTCTTTTTGAAGTAACAtctattacatattaaaatgtaatcacTGTATGGCATAGCATTATATGTTTTTCCCTCcacaatttaaattttacaaaGCATTTAAGCATTTTACTAAAACATAATATTGGGAGATATAAAGGCAATTGATATTTGTATACTGTTATAAAAATCTCATTGATTTACTTTACAAACTAATAGAAAAGAATTTTACTTTTCGCCCATATAAATACTAGCAAGTTCACCAAAATATGTATTTGAGCTTTGTTTGGACAACTGAATacagtacttttatttttatttatttttctataaatattttttttctcctcaagtATGAGCTACTGTACATTTTCTTCTAAATCATACCATATGAGTCCAAAACGCCTGATGTATCGATACTCATCAAATATCACCAACCTTTACTGAGTTAATAAACATCAGTGTTCATCAGGAcattttgtgtacattttgtaCATTAAACAATTTTATTACTGTGCTGGGTTGCCACTTGATTTCTGATGTAAAGCAGGGTCCTGAAGCAAAAACTACACACCATGCAAACACTCACCAGTTTCTCCAGCTGGGCTCCTGGGGTGCCGCTCACTTCTTCTGCTGTGTTTCTCCCTCTCTTGATCTGGTCCTCAGATTTGAAGCTCTGAGCAGGAGAACCACATGCTTGAAGCACCTGAAGAACAGGAAAGGGTTCTGGTTAACTCTAGCTCAAGATTTCATAAGAAGAAGTTTAACACATTTTTAGCATCATAATTGTTGGGGACATGGgatatatttatgatttaatatcTTAAAGGTTAGGTCTTTTCAGACAGGTTTATAGTGTAGCACTGACCTTATTGTTGAACGTGTTGAGGTTGTCTTGCATGTAGAGAATAGCTTCAGCAATGCGTTTTGGCAGAGACAGAACCACTGAATCTACACTGTAAGGCCGGCTCAGTTTGTCAACTACTTCCAGCATAGTATCTACACATAAACACAAAGTCTTTATATCATGAATGTATGGGAAAATGAATGGAATTTGTACTTCCAGAACCCGAATGTTGCTCTATTAAGGCTCCATCTTGGTCCCGCCTACCTGCCAAGTTCCTCCACTCAGAGTCCAGATCTGCTTGATTGGCGAGGCAGCCCTTCATGACATTCTTACAGTAGTTTGAGCAGGGTTTGGCAAAGGCCATGCCGCTACAGTGAGGACAGTATGTCATCTTCATGACGGCGCGCACACATTCAGTGCTCATATACACctgtgtgtaacaaacaaagAATTTAGAGAACAGCCTAGGCATATTTATACTGACTCATGTACCCAATGAAAATGCCCTGTGAAttgttttgtaataaaatgtgATAATTACATCCTGCAAACAAGTCTTTATCAGTTCCTACAGTTTCCCATGAGGTCCAAAGATGTTGGATGGTACATTTTGGAATGATTATTAATAGCTTTTCTACACATTCTCTGACAGTAACCCCCATGAGGTCGGAGACATCTTTCACAATATTCCCTCTTTATCAAAAACCTCCACCCCTCTGATGTCAAAGCATGGGATTCATTTAGGGCCCCTTAGGGAAAAGAAATTTGGATAGGAGAGAAAAAACTTGACATTTGCTtgtgtatgtttaaataaatcgaATTTCACGGATTTTGGAGCCAAATCTAGTCTTTGTTTAGGTGTAAATAAAAATGCAGTCAGCGTGACATTTGATTTATGTAAATGTACcgttttctttctgtgtcttaacTGCATTAGGCTGCATGAAACATTCAGTCATGACTGTGACAAGCAACTTTGACACAGTTTCACAAAGATGAATGTACTCAGCTGTATATTGCAATGACTTGTGTGAGGTAACCAGTTCTTAACATTTTTCAATCAAAGCCTTTAATGCAATCAGATGATGAAACATTTGCAATCCTATGCATTCCTTTGTTATCGAGTAGGAGTCTTTCAGAAAGCAAAGAAATCTTGTGGACTTTTAGTGGCGGGTCCTTTTGTCACATAAACAAGCTGTGTGAAtaaatttgcatttaattgtAAACTCTActtttaaattcaaatagaatCAGACAAGTAACCCCAGATGACATCAGTGCAGTTAATGCTGAGCTACAGTTCTGTCATATGCGTTCAGCTGGATaaaagaaaacgtactcggttactaaacgtaacctcggttctctctagaagagcgaacgagtactgcgtcttagctaagacgctacgggaaaagtctcttttcacgaaatactgaagcaaaaaattatccttaattttgtatttttgtaaagcgcatttgcagcagtacacagccataggcgagacggctcgttcgctcattggcttgttctgcggcaactgcacagcctatcgagcgcgggctgatgcttcgcgcccttcttgccacttcccgccgaaacgggtgtggcccaacctataaaaggagctcgaaaaggctgactcacctgatttatttcatcgccgaagcgaaccagagtgaatcgtgcgcgcGGCAGaggacgcagtactcgttcgctcttctagagagaaccgaggttacgtttagtaaccgagtacgttctcttacgagagctctttcgtactgcgtcttagctaagacgctacgggaacccaatgtaaaacgcagtgcgcgcagggatcacacaccaataaacctgaagcaacgcccaggatttacagtgcacagtcacctgagggactcacagagagtccaggacagaaaagggaaaaagccctccgtcctatatctagcagcatccgtagatgcggcaatatgacatcacacagccgaggcaaggcctgaccaatgttgcaatgcgggtcttacgcaatactgcccatataacagtcggcagcgcatagcgctcgtgaactcagaattcccctcagggccctaaTTCGACTATaacgacaacagccttgcttgcaaggcggggacctccaggttatagaacctgatgaatgtagacggcaaggcccaacctgccgccatacatatatcctgcaaggagatcccagtagaccacgcccacgacgaggcgacgcctcttgtggagtgtgctctgacgcccaacgggcactgaaggcccctggaagcgtaagctaacgctatggcgtcaactatccatctggatagagtctgtctcgaaacagccattcccttggaacgtccaccgaacgagacaaacagctgctccgtctgccgaaaggcagcagagcgagacacataagctcttaaaaccctgacagggcaaagaagactcgagtctccatcctcccctgacaccggcagggcagacagggcaataacctgagcccgaaacggtgtgttgagggatttcggcacataaccgtgcctaggtttgagtatgactcttgagtcattgggcccaaactccaagcacgactggctcaccgagagcgcgtgcaaatcacccacacgcttcacagaagcgagagccaacaagaatactgtcttgaacgacagatgctgaaggctaaccgattggataggctcaaaagggggacccttcaaggcctccaaaaccgccgcgaggtcccacatagggactgacggaggtctgggaggattcagcctcctagctcctctgaggaaccggatgactaaatcgttccttccttttgactgaccggacgccgtttcagaaaacgctgcgatggccgccacataaactttgagcgtggatggggctctgcccttatccaacagctcctgtaggaaggagaggacctccgtcacctcacaactaaggggtgaataacctcgagctgtgcaccagctggagaacaccgaccacttcgaggcatacagacgtcgtgtcgacggagctctagcctgagtgatggtatttagcactcccactgcgagatcagcgggtaaccgttgagcgcccacacatggagggaccacaactccggttg includes:
- the LOC132154571 gene encoding glypican-1-like — encoded protein: MGFVVLVLLCALTGLVLGDSKPKTCSDLRQFYSSKGFSLNGAPQTEISGEHLGVCSQGYTCCTSGMEENLLNLSRREFETQVKESGRTLQASLNSQFKSFDDYFLELFNRSEASLQTSIQTGFGPLFSQNAKVFQDLYSELRRYYRGSNINLEEALNEFWVRLLEKLFKALNAQYIIGEEYLECVAKQSETLKPFGDTPRELKTKITRTVIAARTFAQSLVISGEAVRKVSQVYMSTECVRAVMKMTYCPHCSGMAFAKPCSNYCKNVMKGCLANQADLDSEWRNLADTMLEVVDKLSRPYSVDSVVLSLPKRIAEAILYMQDNLNTFNNKVLQACGSPAQSFKSEDQIKRGRNTAEEVSGTPGAQLEKLLSDVSRMLRDIMQYWVHLPRKLCVDRDSGPSETDRCWNGMNVDRYLPEVMGDGLANQINNPEVEIDITKPDMAVRKQIMQLKIMINRLTYAINGNDVEFQDTSDDISGSGSGMCADDQCSRDTRLSAPNTDKPNVYSYPSEKKKVVTGRSSKNLPCVSLYLLSLVTVLLRR